One Rhinolophus sinicus isolate RSC01 linkage group LG06, ASM3656204v1, whole genome shotgun sequence DNA window includes the following coding sequences:
- the TCN1 gene encoding transcobalamin-1 has product MRQSHQLPLVGFLLFSLIPSQLCTICEVSKENYSRLNPLINTMIDSKYSKGIQAANVLLSLKLVGIQNQSIEQQLIQQVHDNEENKDLTSGQLALLILALGACQNSDETFAYSHLVSQLEKKFQEEINNMEVHHGNPLTNYYQLSLDVLALCLFNGNYSITELTNLFTPENKNFYFGGQFSVDTGAMAVLALTCVKRRVVNGQTETDEENFKHLNNHAKSLVKKLLSEKKENGLIGNIFSTGEAMQALFVSSNYYKENEWNCQQTLGTVLKEIPRGTFRIPTAAAQILPALVGKTYLDVTKHSSCVSGSGNFNISTQEPVSVAPTSSPSHILVHYSVQINETYSTDVTVPKGSVFLDVMEEAQKINETAFRFTVVESSWGPYITSVQGLKANNNHRTYWELLSDSKPVSQGVGSYVVQNGEKLEVRWSKY; this is encoded by the exons ATGAGACAATCACACCAGCTGCCCCTAGTGGGGTTCCTATTGTTTTCTCTTATTCCAAGCCAACTATGCACAATCTGCG AGGTAAGCAAAGAAAACTACTCCCGTCTAAATCCTCTAATAAACACAATGATCGATTCAAAATATAGCAAAGGCATCCAAGCTGCCAATGTCCTGTTGTCCCTCAAACTTGTTGGGATCCAGAACCAAAGCATAGAACAACAGCTGATCCAACAAGTCCACgacaatgaggaaaataaag ATTTAACCTCGGGACAGCTCGCCTTGCTTATTCTGGCTTTGGGAGCATGTCAGAACTCTGATGAAACATTTGCGTATTCTCACCTGGTCAGCCAACTAGAAAAGAAATTCCAGGAAGAAATTAACAACATGG AAGTACACCATGGCAATCCACTGACTAACTACTACCAGCTCAGCCTGGACGTTTTGGCCTTGTGTCTGTTCAATGGAAACTACTCAATCACCGAACTTACTAACCTCTTTActcctgaaaataaaaacttctatTTTGGTGGCCAGTTCTCAGTAG ATACTGGTGCGATGGCTGTCCTGGCTCTGACCTGTGTGAAGAGAAGGGTAGTAAATGGACAGACtgaaacagatgaagaaaatttcAAGCATCTCAATAATCATGCAAAGTCACTGGTAAAAAAGCTTCtgtctgagaaaaaagaaaatggtctcATTGGAAACATATTTAGCACAGGAGAAGCTATGCAG gCTCTCTTTGTCTCATCAAAttattacaaagaaaatgaatggaattGCCAACAAACTCTGGGAACAGTGCTCAAGGAAATTCCTCGGGGAACATTCCGTATTCCAACTGCTGCAGCCCAGATCTTACCTGCTTTGGTGGGAAAGACCTATTTGGATGTTACCAAACACTCTTCTTGTGTCAGTGGTTCAG GTAACTTCAACATCTCCACTCAGGAGCCTGTATCTGTGGCACCTACTAGTTCACCCTCACATATCTTAGTCCATTATTCTGTGCAAATCAATGAAACATATTCCACCGACGTCACTGTACCGAAAGGTTCTGTCTTCCTAGATGTGATGGAGGAAgctcagaaaataaatgagactgCATTTCG TTTCACAGTGGTGGAGAGCTCATGGGGTCCCTACATCACCTCTGTTCAGGGCTTGAAAGCCAACAATAACCACAGAACCTACTGGGAACTTCTGAGTGACAGCAAACCAGTGAGCCAAG GAGTTGGTAGTTATGTGGTCCAAAATGGCGAAAAGTTGGAGGTTCGTTGGAGCAAATACTAA